Proteins encoded in a region of the Lathamus discolor isolate bLatDis1 chromosome Z, bLatDis1.hap1, whole genome shotgun sequence genome:
- the LOC136004950 gene encoding avidin-like produces MSRRLLCTLAVPTGTALAAAGMQIFCQADETPGGEKASMKEAKATNSKWWLDQRQKHSTRKSKVCDLTGWWENDLGSKMLVDKVDNHGNFSGEYHTAVSSTQKPIKPSPLVGSQHLDEDGLCTFGFTVNWKFSDSTAVFVGQCFGEDSSEEVLQTSWMLREKVDSQHNDWKATRVGRNTFKRMT; encoded by the exons ATGAGCCGCCGCCTGCTCTGCACCCTCGCAGTGCCCACCGGGACAGCGCTGGCCGCGGCAGGGATGCAG ATCTTCTGCCAGGCAGATGAAACCCCAGGTGGGGAAAAGGCCAGCATGAAGGAGGCAAAGGCAACCAACAGCAAATGGTGGCTGGACCAAAGGCAGAAACACTCcacaaggaaaagcaaa GTATGTGACCTGACTGGCTGGTGGGAGAATGACCTGGGCTCCAAGATGCTTGTGGACAAGGTTGACAACCACGGCAACTTCTCAGGCGAGTACCACACTGCGGTGTCCAGCACCCAGAAACCCATCAAGCCATCCCCCCTTGTTGGCTCCCAGCACCTGGATGAGGATGGGCTTTGCACCTTCGGATTCACTGTCAACTGGAAGTTTTCTG ACTCCACTGCTGTCTTTGTGGGCCAGTGCTTTGGTGAGGACAGCAGCGAGGAGGTTCTGCAGACCTCCTGGATGCTGCGGGAGAAGGTTGACTCCCAACACAATGACTGGAAAGCCACAAG GGTGGGACGCAACACCTTCAAGAGGATGACCTGA
- the LOC136004899 gene encoding avidin-like, with protein MGGRCPLRHKRAGAGAGRSVGSARSPSTAAAMGTGGCCLLLALALLAPRSAVARKCNLQGLWRNELGSNMTLLALDAAGTFSGSYHTAVAATNKQILVSPLQGVLQHSSSKGQPTFGFTVQWQFADSITAFVGQCFVDRRGKETLETTWLVREEVPSRRDSWRATRVGTSIFTRIK; from the exons ATGGGCGGCCGCTGCCCGCTCCGGCATAAAAGAGCCGGGGCGGGCGCGGGCCGCAGCGTGGGCAGCGCTCGCAGCCCCAGCACCGCTGCTGCCATGGGGACCGGcggctgctgcctcctgctcgcCCTGGCGCTGCTCGCTCCGCGCTCCGCCGTTGCCAGGAAG TGCAACCTGCAGGGCTTGTGGAGGAACGAGCTGGGCTCCAACATGACCCTTTTGGCCCTGGACGCAGCTGGAACCTTCTCGGGCTCCTACCACACTGCTGTGGCAGCCACCAACAAGCAGATCCTGGTGTCACCGCTGCAAGGGGTCCTGCAGCACTCCAGTAGCAAGGGGCAGCCCACCTTCGGCTTCACCGTGCAGTGGCAGTTCGCAG ACTCTATCACTGCATTCGTGGGCCAGTGCTTTGTGGACCGCCGTGGGAAGGAGACACTGGAGACAACGTGGCTTGTGCGGGAAGAGGTTCCATCCCGCAGGGACTCATGGAGAGCAACCAG GGTTGGCACCTCTATCTTCACCCGCATCAAGTGA
- the LOC136004900 gene encoding avidin-like — MVHATAFLLVLSLAMVAPVLSTRKCTLTGRWINDLSSNMTIMAVNEKGEFLGSYHTAVTASGNEIKVSPLQGSQHRTGKNSQATFGFTVNWSFSDSVTVFTGQCFVDEEGKEVLKTMWLLRSNVDSIKDDWKATMVGTNVFIRLRPKKE, encoded by the exons ATGGTGCACGCAACCGCCTTCCTCCTCGTGCTCAGCCTGGCCATGGTGGCCCCGGTCCTCTCCACAAGAAAG tGCACGTTGACCGGGCGCTGGATCAATGACCTGAGCTCCAACATGACCATCATGGCCGTGAATGAGAAAGGTGAATTCCTCGGCTCCTACCACACGGCTGTGACAGCCAGTGGCAACGAGATCAAAGTGTCACCGCTGCAGGGGTCCCAGCACCGCACGGGCAAGAACAGCCAGGCCACCTTTGGCTTCACCGTCAACTGGAGCTTTTCAG atTCTGTCACTGTGTTCACGGGCCAGTGCTTCGTGGatgaggagggaaaggaggtCTTGAAGACGATGTGGCTCCTGCGATCGAATGTGGACAGCATCAAGGACGACTGGAAAGCCACCAT GGTTGGCACCAATGTCTTCATCCGCCTGCGCCCGAAGAAGGAGTGA